TACTCAGCCAGATACTTATCGCGTACGGGTATACTACCATTCAGGCGATAGACGGGGTAGATGCCATAGAACAGTTCAAGAAAGCCGACAAAATCGATCTTCTCATCCTTGACTCAGTCATGCCGAAAAGAAATGGACGAGAAGCCTATGAAGAGATTAGAAAAATCAGACCCGATGTCAAAGTACTCTTCACGAGCGGCTATACGAAGGATGTCATCCTCGATAAGGGGATCCGGGAAGAAGGGTTGAACTTTCTCGGGAAGCCTATCTCTCCCGATACCCTCTTGGAGAAGGTAAGGGACGTACTGGACGACGGGAAGCACCCTCACTGAGCCGGATTACAGGATTTCTCTTGGTAATCGTTAGTCTTGGCAATTGCTCAATTGTCAACATTGGTAGGTGGAACACGCACTCGATTGCTTCCTGGAATCTATACCCTGCCCATTTGTCTCAACGTACAGGATTTCAATCCGTAATCGATATAAAACTTGGTATCTTTCGCCTTGCATTTCGGAAAAGACTAGGAACGTCCGCCACCGCCTACACCACCTATCGTATTTCTCGATAGGCCGCCATTGTTGTGCGCAAGATCAGAGGAGGTGCCTACGGCACATCGCAAAGCATGATTCTTCCGATGTGATCGTGGCCTACAGGGCCGATCCCAGCATAGTTATTCCTCTGCAGCCGTCGCTCCCCTTCTTATATGCAGAGTAAGAAGAACTATCATGGAAATGACGTAGCAAGCCCCGGAGAACGCAAGCACGGCGTTGCCCCCGACCTTCATCAGGTAACCGTTGCAGAAACCCCCCAGGAACTGGCCGAGGGCGTTGCAAGAGCTAATGATTGCCATGCCGACCGCCGCTGATGTGCCTGCAAGGTACAACGAAGGTATCGCCCAGAACGGACCCACGACACCAAAAAGAGCCATCATGCCGAGGGTGATCCCCATCATTTTAATTACCGGGCTTGGAACCATAGACGCCATAAGCAACCCTATGATGCCCAATCCCATCGCGATCACGGCATGATACTTTCTTTCCATCGTCCTGTCTGAATGCCAAGACCATGTCACCATGAAGACGCCACCGACTATTGCCGGGATCATCATCAGTAGTCCCACCGAAGTGTTTGACACCTTGGAAAACTCCTTGATGACCATCGGTAGGAAATAGCCCATGCCGGCTCCGGCCAGTGACATGAATAAATAAACTATTCCTATCTTCCATGTTCTCAAACTGGAAAATATCTCCGTTATTTTCACGCGCCTGGCTTCTCTTTTCTTTGCATCCTCCTTCTTGATTTCCTCTGTCAACCAATTCTTCTCTTCTTCACTCAGCCAACCGGCTTCTGAGGGCCGGTCAGTGAGGTAGAATAGCGCAAAGATACCGAGAATCACAGCCGGTACGCCATCGAACACGAATAGCCAGCGCCAACCCGAATATCCGAACCAATGTACGTGGTCGAGTACCAATCCGGATACGGGCGATCCAACAAGCGTGTTCAATGGGAGGGCCAGGCTGAACATGGCTATGGCCCAAGCCCTTTCCCTTTGCGGAAGCCAGACCGTGAGATAAAACATGATCCCGGGAAGAAACCCTGCCTCCATCATTCCGAGGAGGAAACGCACGGCCGCTATATGCCAGTAGTTCTGCGCCCACATTGCCAGACTCGTCACTAT
This DNA window, taken from Syntrophorhabdaceae bacterium, encodes the following:
- a CDS encoding MFS transporter, with protein sequence MDAIGRRTIRRVKWRLLPFICVLYFINMIDRSTVSYAALTMNKELGISMVAFGMLTSIFALPYFLCEVPSNMLLNRYGARRWIARIMITWGIVTSLAMWAQNYWHIAAVRFLLGMMEAGFLPGIMFYLTVWLPQRERAWAIAMFSLALPLNTLVGSPVSGLVLDHVHWFGYSGWRWLFVFDGVPAVILGIFALFYLTDRPSEAGWLSEEEKNWLTEEIKKEDAKKREARRVKITEIFSSLRTWKIGIVYLFMSLAGAGMGYFLPMVIKEFSKVSNTSVGLLMMIPAIVGGVFMVTWSWHSDRTMERKYHAVIAMGLGIIGLLMASMVPSPVIKMMGITLGMMALFGVVGPFWAIPSLYLAGTSAAVGMAIISSCNALGQFLGGFCNGYLMKVGGNAVLAFSGACYVISMIVLLTLHIRRGATAAEE